In [Phormidium] sp. ETS-05, the genomic window TTCCCTTTTTGGGCTTGGTGCGACGCCAACCAGAGATTTTCAAAGCTGATAATCTGACGAAAGAGGTTGCCATGTCTTTTCATTTGTTTGAAATTATATAGATTACCGAAATTAATGCTTATTCTCCTTTATTCCCCCCTTTCAAAGGGGGGGTAGGGGGGATGGAGAGGGGTAGGGGGTGAGGGCAAATCACTTGTTTTTTGACTATTGTTTTCTGACTGCCGTTTTTGCTGTTTAATCCAACCACCCAATTCGTTGCCAATTTCATTAATTAAGGTAAAAATATACTCATATCTATCTAGTTGAACCAAGCCGAAATCGAACATTAAACGAGTTTGAAATCGTAAAATTTCTAACTTGATATTGAGTTGCTCCAATTGAGTCAGCTTTTCCCGCTGGTATCGCGCCACAATCATTCCTTCGAGCAACTCATAGAGATTTTCTATCATTCTGTCGCCCAAAGTAAACTTATGATTGCGCGGGAGGCGGTTCAAAATCGGCACATACCATTTTACCAGGTCATAAGTCTTCTGAATAATTGGTAATTCGCTCATTTTGCATCCTGATGGGTGTAAAGCATAGGCTCGTAGTAGGGCTAAAGCCCTACTACGAACTTATGAAAGAGGGCTGAAGCCCTACTACGAACTTATGAAAGAGGGCTGAAGCCCTACTACGAACTTATAAAAGAGGGCTGAAGCCCTACTACGAACTTATGAAAGAGGGCTGAAGCCCTACTACGAACCTGAAAAAAATTTTTTCCTCCGAGCGGTAGCGAGGAGGAGGGTAAGAGGGTAAAAGAGAAGAGGGATACTAGAGTCCTGGCGAAGGAAGCTGAGAAACAGCCACGCGGAACCCGTAGTTGTAGTACCTGTCGCCCCAATCGTTCCCGCGGCGCTGCCCGGAGCGGCAATTCCTGGGGAAGTTGCCCCAGGAACCACCACGCAGCACTCGGATATTGGGATTTCCGCCAGTTTCCCAAGCAGTTCCATCAGTGGGTGCATTATCGTAATTTCCGTGCCAAACATCCTGACACCACTCCCAAACGTTTCCGTGCATATCGTATAAACCCCATGCGTTGGGGGGAAAACTGCCTACTGGAGTGGTTTTTTGCCGAAATTCCCCTTTTGGTCCGTTTCCGTAGGTGTAATCTCCGTTATAGTTGGCTAAGTCGGTAGTGATGGTGTCGCCGAAGTGAAATGGGGTAGTGGTTCCGGCTCTACAAGCATATTCCCATTCCGCTTCACTGGGGAGACGGTAGGCTTGTTTGGTGTTTTGGGCGAGTTTTTGGCAAAATTCTACTGCATTGTTCCAGGATACCATCTCTACTGGAAGGTCTGAGCCTTGGAAATGTGAGGGGTTTTGCGCCATGATGGCTTTATATTGGGCTTGGGTGATGGGATACTTGGCGAGATAGAATGATGGCACTGTGACTTGGTGTTGGGGACTTTCGTTGCTCTGTCGGTTTGGCTCGCTATCTGGAGTACCCATCTGGAATTTTCCTTCTGGAATGGCTACCATATCGATGAAAACCCCATTACCCAAGTCTTGACGATAATATTGTGCTTGTTTCGGGACTTTGCTCGTCTGTTTCCCCCGGTTATCCACCGTGATGACATCAAAAGTGAACCGAGTTTTTGCCTCTTCCTGGCGTTTCTCCTCTTCCTGGCGTTTCAACTCCGCTTCACGCCGTTTTAGCTCCTCCTCTCGCTGTTTCAGCTCCGCTTCACGCCGTTTCTCCTCTTCCAGGCGTTTTTCCTCTTCTCGCCGTCTCGCTTCTTGGCGGCGTTTTTCATCCCATACCCCTTGAGCCACATCGCGGTTGTGCTGTACATCGGGGAAATTTGGGTTTAGAGCCAAACAGGCGTCATAGTCAGCAATGGCTTTTTCATATTCCCCCAACTTATAATAAGCATTGCCGCGATTATTATAAGCCCCCGCATGATTGGGATTGAGGCGCAAGGCTTGAGTATAATCCTCAATAGCCGCCGGAAATTCGCCTAACTTAGCATAAGCCAATCCCCGATTATAATTGGCATTGGGGAAACTCGACTCCAACAGCAACACTTGACTGAAGTCAAAAATCGCCGCTCTATAGTCGCCATCTTTACTATGCTTTGTCCCCGCTGGCTGCAGGCTTCTACTATATTAACCGGGCGACTCTCTCCCAATAATGCTAAACAAGCATTCACCTTGTCAATATAGGCTACATCTTGCGCCGTCACCACCGTATCCACAGCATCCCATAAAGCTGGTTCCGCCACCACATCACTACCATACAATTTCAGCCAATATCCCAGGGACTTAACTAGCTGGTTTTTCGCCCAAGACTTATCCGACAGGTTCGCCAACCCCTGCGCCAATTGTAGCACTAATTCCGGTATCCAGTGAGAGCGGTTTGGCTCCAGAGTTTGGTAAATTCCCTCATACCCCGCCACCACAGCTCCGATAACTTCTTGCACTACTTCCACATCAGGGATATCCTGGATTAAGCTGGGGAGCAACTCTGGTAACAGCGGCGTGCATTCATGGAGAAATAGATGATGAGTATCCGCCATCCACCCCGCAACCAAGCAGTGACAAGTGACCAAAAACTGGTAAAAGTCATCAAAATGCTGACTATTGATTTTATAATGAGTTCCCAACTCGCCAGCATCAATCCCAGCCTCCCGTAATATCTCCTCTTCTTCCAGGATTTTCAGGTTGATTTCATTATCACCTCCCCGCTTTTCTACTTCCGCTGGTGGTTTCCCCAATGCCAACAGCTTTTGCTTGGTTTCTCGCCACTTGCGAGCGCGAGTTTTGGCCGCTTCATACAGGATATCACGGTAAGACAGCCGCGAAATAATGCTTTCATAGGTATATTTGGATTGTCCGACTCCCCAGTAGGCAATGCGGAAATTGAGATAATCCCCATCTATCTCTGATTCTAGGATTAAAGTGGGTTCAGATTGCAGCATCCCAAACAGAGCTGTGACACTCGCTTCGCTGTGAAACCGCTTACTTTCCCAAGCTCCTGCCAAAAATTCTATAGCTCTACCGCTATTATTATACTCGGCGAAGAACTGGCGCAAACCTTCGCTTAAAGTTAACTCCACATCAGGGAAATTTTGTGGCGTATTAGAAAACTTCTCAAACTGGACCTTTGGCGGAGCGATAAATATCCGCAATGGGACTTGACTTTGCCCCCCCTGACGTTGTAGAATCTGTGTAGGAGGCAATTTCAACGGCCAATTATCGAAGATTTTATGGACTTCCGCCTGAACCGTGGCTAATTTAATCGCCGTTTCTCGCTGATAACCAGCAATTTCTAGCTGAGTTTGGCGGTTATAGGCGGCTAATTCTCCTTGGAGAGCCTTTTCTTGTTCAAACCGCCATTTCTGGAAAGCGAGATTTTCCCGCTGCATTTCCTGGTTGACGCTTTGAATGTACTCTTGCAGTTGTTTTTGCCGTTCAAAGCTGAGTTCCGCTTGTTCAGCTTGGAAACGTTGGTTAAATTCTTGCAACCTTTGTTGTCGCTCAAAGCTAAGTTGAGCTTGTTCAGCTTGGAAACGCTGGTTAGACGCTTGCAGCTCTCTTTGCACTTGCGAATTACGTTCCGCCAGCTCAATTTGCATTTCGCGATTTTCCTGCTGTTGCAGATACTGCATTTTCAACTGTGCAAGCTGCATTTGCTGTCGCCGCTCTTCCAAAGCGGCATTAGAGGCTATTATCTCATCTGTATTGCGGCGTTGAGTCTCAGAAACGGTATCAGTATTATACTTTTGAGGCAAAAATATGGCTTTTGCCGTATCAACGAGCTTTCCCCAAAATCCCTTTTTCGTGTCTCCTGGTAGTGAACGCATAATTCGGTTAATCTCCGGTTATTGGTGGTTTCCCAAGTTAGCCTAGCTCACCTTTTCCCTAGAATACCACCAAGATGCCGAACTGCACCCACCCCCAGCCAAATTTTTCACAAAATGTAATATAAACGTGGGTTATAACAAAGAAACCGGGTTTCTACGGAGATTTTCCGTGATTAACCAAAATTTAATTAAGAAACCCGGTTTCTGGAATGTCCGGGTTTCTTAACCGCAAAATTTACCCCATATCATCAGGGTTGATACCCAATTCTAACAGCTTTTGCCGCAGAATGGCATTTTTTTGGCGTTCCGCATCCGCACGTTGACGTTCCAACTCAGCTTGCTGACGTTCCGCATCTGCACGTTGACGTTCCAACTCAGCTTGCTGACGTTCCGCATCTGCACGTTGACGTTCTAACTCAGCCACCGATAAAGCTCTTGCTTCCGCTTCCTCTGGCGTGGGAACTAACTCCCCTTCAGGAGTGAAAAACCGCAGTTTTTCATTGAATACCCCCAAATATAGCTGTAACTCATCACTCCATAACCAAGATTGCTCGTTTGGCTCAATCTCTACATACTTCCGTCCCATCAAAGTAAACCCTTTAAATTCCAGAGTATAAGGGTGGAACCAGAAATAATCTCGCGATCGCCATACATCTTGGTACAGCAGTTTTTTCTGATTTCTGTCCACCGAGGATGTGCTATCGGACAAAACCTCAATCACCACATTAGGATATTTGCCATCTTCCTCCCATACTACCCAGCTTTTCCGCTCTCGACGTTCTGTATTCAGAACTACAAAGAAATCCGGTCCCCGCAGCTCTTCATTCTTCCGTTGGCGGCTACTGTAATAAACTGTCATATTCCCCGCTGCGAAAAAATCCTGGCGGTCTGACCAAAACCGGTTTAAACTGGTGAGGAGGATAATTAGTTCTTCTAAATGACGATAAGTTTCCAAAGGCGGTTCATCACTCCATAAATCTTCCGGCGGGAAGGTGGGGATATTTGGTTTTTGAATTTGTACCATATGACCTACCCGATGTAATTTTTATTTGATTATATCATAGCCGATGTCAAAGGGGTTTCTGCGGAGATTTTCCGTGATTAACCAAGATTTAGTTAAGAAACCTTGTAGGGGCAGCCAAAGAAACCGGGTTTCTAGCAAGATTTATCGCGATAAACGGGGAATTTAATTAAGAAACCCGGTTTCTGAAAACCTGAACTTTTAGGTAAGAGGGCTAAAGCCCAACTACGAACTTCCGGGAAAGAGGGCTGGTTTAGCTATCAGGACTGCAAGTATTGTAAACTAAAACTGCCGCCGCCCATCGAGTTGTCCCACCCTCGGCAAATAATACCCCATTTGTGGTATAAGCCCGACCGTGGGCGTCCACCCAGCCCACACATTCATTATGGGCATTATACACCTTCATATCTGCACCCAGTTTCCCCAGGTAATATTCATGGGAATTGTAAAATTTATTTCCATCGATATGTCCCGCTTGTCCCCCACTGTGCCAATAAACACTACCATTACTCCAAATATCTACACTGTGCTTATCATCCTTGCTGATATGATAGTTATCAGTGGACATTAGGTGCTGTGGTTGATGCTCCATCCCTCCTAGGGAGTGATGGTGATACCCACTAGAATAGTCTTGGTGTGGGGAGGAGTGATGCCATTCCTGGTGACTAGGTTGAGAAAATTGGTCAACATCATGGGACTGATGATGGTGGGGAGCTACATTGTCAGACCATCCGGCGTTAAATTCGGCGTTGAATTGGTCAAAGTTGAATGTAGATGATGTTTCTGGGCTATGATAGGAGGTAGCATCTGGGGATATGCTAGCCAAACCACTATTAAGGTCAGAATGTCCCGACTGCCAACCAGACTGATGCCAATCATGGCCAGAACCTGGTTGACTATGGGGGTCATGTGGGGGGTTAAAATTGTGATGAGTCTGGTCTGGGGTGGGTTGCTGATGGGAGTCTAGTCCGAGAGACTGCATCAAGCTATCAAAGGGGTTATGGTGATGTGAATGCTGAGAGCTGTTGTCATCGTTGCTCATGGCTGTTTACCTGCAAACCTTGGCTGGTATTATAGCTTGTTCTTATGTGTCTCGGTAATTTCCCTCACCCTAAATCCCTCTCCCAAGTTAGGGAGAGGGATTTTGAGAGTCGATCGGATTATTTTGGAACAGGGTGTATAGCACAAAATGGGGATTGAAGGGACCCAGGGATGCTATATATATGGCCGCACCTTTTCCATGATTCAAATTGTATGTCAAGTAATTTGGTTTGTCAAGGGGTTTGGGGAAATTTTTTTGCGGTTTTTTGGGGGGCAAAGGAAAAACTGTTGTTTTCGACGCTTATTCCCTAAAATGACAAATGACAAGTGAGAAATGACAAGTGACAAATGACCAGTGACAAGGGACAAAAGGCAATTGTAATTGGCGCGGGGATTGGCGGACTGACGGCGGGGGCGCTTTTAGCCAAACGTGGCTACTATGTGCGGGTGTTTGACAGCAGTATCGTCCCTGGAGGATGTGCCTCCACTTTTCGGCGACGGGGTTTTACCTTTGATGTGGGGGCAACTCAGGTGGCGGGTTTGGAACCGGGAGGTATTCATCACCGCATTTTCTCAGAATTGGGAGTGGAAGTACCGGAAGCGCGCTACTGCGACCCCGCTTGTGCGGTGTTTTTGCCGGGAGAAACGGAACCTATCAATGTTTGGCGCGACCCGGACAAGTGGCGCGTTGAAAGGCAAAAGCAGTTTCCCAGGAGTGACAGTTTTTGGCAATTGCTTTCTACTCTGTTTCAGGCGAGCTGGCGGTTTCAAAGTCGGGACCCGGTGCTACCGCCGAGAAATCTCTGGGATGTGACGGAGCTGCTAAAAGCCGTCCGTCCCGATACGTTGGTGACGGTGCCTTTTACTTTGATGACGGTGGGGGATGCGCTGCGTCTGTGCGGTGTCGGGGACTCTAGGCGGTTAAAAACTTTTCTGGATTTACAGCTTAAGTTATATTCCCAGGTGGGAGCGGATGAAACGGCGCTTCTGTATGCGGCTACTGCTTTGGGTATTTCTCAATCTCCCCAGGGGTTGTTTCACTTGCAGGGGAGTATGCAGGTGTTGTCAGATAAGTTGGTGGCGGCGCTGGAAAAGCACGGTGGTGAGCTGTTGATGCAGCACGTAGTCCGCGAAATTCGCCCCTACGCGGGGGATAAAATTTTGGTAACGGTTCTGAATCAGAAAACTGGGGAGAGTTTCCAAGATAGTGCTGACCACATTGTGGCGAATGTGACGGTGCAAAATTTGGTGAAAATGGTGGATTTGGGGATGGATTCGCGATCGATACCTTATCGCTTATACCGGCGGCGGGTGGAGAAGTTGCCTTCGCCTTCTGGGGCTTTTGTGGTTTATTTGGGGGTGCGACAAGATGCGATTCCTGATAATTGTCCGCCTCATTTGCAATTTCTCTATGACTGGGATGGGCCGGTGGGAGAAAATAATTCTTTGTTTGTGTCGGTGAGTCATCCGGGGGATGGGAGAGCGCCAGAGGGTATGGCGACGATTACGGCTTCTTCATTTACGGATGTGAATTTATGGACTGATGGGGATAATTATGAGGATTTGAAAGAGCGTTACACGGCGGAAGCGGTGCGAAAATTGGGCGCATATTTCCGCTTGAGTCCAGAAAATATTGTCCATTGTGAGGCGGCGACACCGCGCACTTTTGCCTACTATACAGGGCGCGATCGGGGTATTGTCGGCGGCGTCGGTCAGCGGATTTCTACGTTTGGGCCTTTTGGTTTTGCCACCCGCACTCCCATCCGGGGTTTGTGGTTAGTGGGAGACTCTACACATCCGGGTGAGGGTACGGCTGGGGTGAGTTATTCGGCGCTGACGGCGGTGCGCCAAATTGAAAATATGCGCTGACTCAGGGGTTTTTTACGGACAAATTTGGTTATACAGCAGTTTGCCCGTCTATCGCCGCTGTTGCCCTCACCCCAAACCCCTCTCCCAGAGAGGGAGAGGGGCTTTTGAGTTGGACAATATCATTTGACAAAGTGCTGTAAACCATCCCCATCACTTAGAAACCCGGTATCTTTGTATATAACCGGGTTTGTTTAATTTAATTGTCGTTTTTTTGCATTTTGACCATATGTGATATAATCAAATAGTCATGGCAAACAAAGCCAAAATTTTCTAATTTAAAGGAGGACTTAATTATGACTCAAGTGCTAGTTACAAAGATGAAATTATTGCCAGAATAACGCCGATCGTCGAAAAGCTGATTCGCGAGGAGAGTCTATTTCAGGGACTGGACAAAAACGAGACGATTGAGATTTTAGCGCCGTTGCTAGAAGAACGTTTCTCCCGCGAGCAGTTCCGCGCCATGCCTGATGATGATTTAATTCCCCGAATCGATCGAGTGATGGGCGGCCAAGTGTTAGTTAATCTTTTAAGCGATTGGACCCCAGAAGAACGAGCCGAGTTTATAGACGCTATGCCAAAAAGGAATAATTGGTAATGAGCTACCTTCTCGATAAGAATATCGTTTCAGCGCTCATCCAATAAGGAACCTATGAAATAAAGCAAATTATTTTAATTGAATTAAATTGACTATAGCAAAAATCACCATAAAATTAGGAACAACCAATTCAGTAGAAAAACTAAGTGCTTTTTCTCAAATGATGTTGGCAATGTTTGTGATAAAATGAGGCGACGGAATCAGCAGGGTAAATTTTTAAGCAAAATTCAAATAAATCCGATGCTTCCGCCCAATCTCCTAGACGAAATAGTAAAATGCCACGCTCGAATTTTTCTCTGGTATGGAGTTTTTTCTGTTTAATTTCTTCCGGGTCGGCATCAAATACTTCAAACACGGAAACCATGTCAGATTTGCCTTTGACTTTGACCCGATCGATAATGCGGATGGCATAAGCATTAGGGTCTTGTAATTGGGAAAATGTCTTGTGAGAAATTAAGAGAGCCACCCCATAATTTTTGGTGAGACTCTCGATGCGAGCGGCTAAATTTACGGCATCGCTAATCACGGTGCCGTCCATGCGATGGTGTCCGCCAACGGTGCCTAGCATGAGAAACCCGGTATTGATGCCGATGCCGATTTCTATGGGTCTGTAACCGGCTCTTTGGCGTCCTTGATTATATTCGCGCAACTGGCGGATCATCTCTATTCCAGCTCGGACGGCATCATCGGCGGTGAGATTTTCTCCTTCCGTGTCGCTGGTGTTTTCTTCTAAACTACCGCTGAATAAGGCCATAATGGCATCACCGATGTATTTGTCGATAAACCCGTTGTGGCTGCGGATGGCGGGTTCCATGACGCTGAGGTAGGAGTTGATAAATTTGAAGTTGTCCTCTGGGGTCATGGTTTCTGAGAGACTGGTAAAGGAGCGAATGTCGGAAAATAATACGGACATTTCCTTTTGCAC contains:
- the avd gene encoding diversity-generating retroelement protein Avd, with product MSELPIIQKTYDLVKWYVPILNRLPRNHKFTLGDRMIENLYELLEGMIVARYQREKLTQLEQLNIKLEILRFQTRLMFDFGLVQLDRYEYIFTLINEIGNELGGWIKQQKRQSENNSQKTSDLPSPPTPLHPPYPPFERGE
- a CDS encoding SUMF1/EgtB/PvdO family nonheme iron enzyme, with amino-acid sequence MLLLESSFPNANYNRGLAYAKLGEFPAAIEDYTQALRLNPNHAGAYNNRGNAYYKLGEYEKAIADYDACLALNPNFPDVQHNRDVAQGVWDEKRRQEARRREEEKRLEEEKRREAELKQREEELKRREAELKRQEEEKRQEEAKTRFTFDVITVDNRGKQTSKVPKQAQYYRQDLGNGVFIDMVAIPEGKFQMGTPDSEPNRQSNESPQHQVTVPSFYLAKYPITQAQYKAIMAQNPSHFQGSDLPVEMVSWNNAVEFCQKLAQNTKQAYRLPSEAEWEYACRAGTTTPFHFGDTITTDLANYNGDYTYGNGPKGEFRQKTTPVGSFPPNAWGLYDMHGNVWEWCQDVWHGNYDNAPTDGTAWETGGNPNIRVLRGGSWGNFPRNCRSGQRRGNDWGDRYYNYGFRVAVSQLPSPGL
- a CDS encoding Uma2 family endonuclease; amino-acid sequence: MVQIQKPNIPTFPPEDLWSDEPPLETYRHLEELIILLTSLNRFWSDRQDFFAAGNMTVYYSSRQRKNEELRGPDFFVVLNTERRERKSWVVWEEDGKYPNVVIEVLSDSTSSVDRNQKKLLYQDVWRSRDYFWFHPYTLEFKGFTLMGRKYVEIEPNEQSWLWSDELQLYLGVFNEKLRFFTPEGELVPTPEEAEARALSVAELERQRADAERQQAELERQRADAERQQAELERQRADAERQKNAILRQKLLELGINPDDMG
- the crtD gene encoding C-3',4' desaturase CrtD yields the protein MTSDKGQKAIVIGAGIGGLTAGALLAKRGYYVRVFDSSIVPGGCASTFRRRGFTFDVGATQVAGLEPGGIHHRIFSELGVEVPEARYCDPACAVFLPGETEPINVWRDPDKWRVERQKQFPRSDSFWQLLSTLFQASWRFQSRDPVLPPRNLWDVTELLKAVRPDTLVTVPFTLMTVGDALRLCGVGDSRRLKTFLDLQLKLYSQVGADETALLYAATALGISQSPQGLFHLQGSMQVLSDKLVAALEKHGGELLMQHVVREIRPYAGDKILVTVLNQKTGESFQDSADHIVANVTVQNLVKMVDLGMDSRSIPYRLYRRRVEKLPSPSGAFVVYLGVRQDAIPDNCPPHLQFLYDWDGPVGENNSLFVSVSHPGDGRAPEGMATITASSFTDVNLWTDGDNYEDLKERYTAEAVRKLGAYFRLSPENIVHCEAATPRTFAYYTGRDRGIVGGVGQRISTFGPFGFATRTPIRGLWLVGDSTHPGEGTAGVSYSALTAVRQIENMR
- a CDS encoding adenylate/guanylate cyclase domain-containing protein is translated as MATLLYYSRQMHFQREKRLEEFLEALPVAIGVLDATGRPYFANKKAREILGKGVVPNIKPDQIAEVYQNYIVGTNIPYPTEKLPVVRALQGEIASANDIEIRVGDKVIPIEAWGSPIYDDEGNIAYAIVAFQDITDRRRLEAESINFTSQIFQINQAWERFVPRQFLQLLNKNSIAEVKLGDAVQKEMSVLFSDIRSFTSLSETMTPEDNFKFINSYLSVMEPAIRSHNGFIDKYIGDAIMALFSGSLEENTSDTEGENLTADDAVRAGIEMIRQLREYNQGRQRAGYRPIEIGIGINTGFLMLGTVGGHHRMDGTVISDAVNLAARIESLTKNYGVALLISHKTFSQLQDPNAYAIRIIDRVKVKGKSDMVSVFEVFDADPEEIKQKKLHTREKFERGILLFRLGDWAEASDLFEFCLKIYPADSVASFYHKHCQHHLRKST